In Hippoglossus hippoglossus isolate fHipHip1 chromosome 19, fHipHip1.pri, whole genome shotgun sequence, the DNA window TGGTCCTAACTCAAGCCATGCTGTCCTTGTCCTACCCCTATGGTCCTGGTCCAAGCTCTAACCCTGTTGTCATGGTCCTAATCCTGGGGGTTAGGGTTTCCTTGAAAGAGTTCCTGGACTTTGGAGTCAGTGACAGGTTGAGGGGCTCAGGGATCCAGGAATAAGAGGACCTGATCAGGATCATCCTGGACCCCTCCAAGTAAGAAAACCCCCCTAGTCAGACAAAGACATACTGGAGTATTATACATGCCATCAGACCTGAGTCAGGATCTTGTAAGACGAGACTGAGAAGAATGTGTGATATACTATATCTGTGACCATGACGATGAGGATCAACTGTAAACAATGAGAGGATGttaacagacagaaagagagagacagacaggtagatcAGGCGTGGATCACCTTGTCCGTGGACCCGTCCCGCAGCGTTAGCACGAGTCCATTCAGACGTTGAATCTCTCCGTCTTTGATCTTGATGACCCTCATCAATTCCATCTCGTGTTGTCGTAGTAACGTCTCTCTAGTAACTGCCAGTTCCTTTTGCTTCTCCTCGTGGAGTTTGGTTTTTAGTTCCGTCACAGCAACCGTTGCTCGGTGATGCTCCGCCTTCAGCTCctgactcttctctctctccagacgACTCACCTGACGACACACAGTCATGTGACTACAACACCGCAACACTGTAGAACTACATTGATACCACTGCAGTCTGGCATTCGCAGTCCTTACCTTATTCTTCTCTTGTTGTAGTTCTATTTGGATGTCTGTCAGTTTGGCTCGAAGCTCATCGTTGGCTGCTTGAAGGGTTGCCATGGCGTCCGGTCGCTCCCCTTTCCCCCGCCCCCCAATTCCTCGCTTTGACATTACCACCTGCACCTGCAGGCTTGGCCCCACCCACTGAGCTGTCTGTCAATCTGAAGGTTGACTACatctacacacacgcacacacacacacacacacacacacacatacatgtagtACATAGCACACAGCACTGGGGGCTACTACTATCAGTAGTACCTGTAGTATTTGTACTTGTTCACTGAAAGTGAGCACATGAGGATGAAGTAGGTCATGTGACCCTTTGACAGGTGAACAACACTTCACAACATTAATACATGactgtttccatggtaacatcaACCCTGCTGTCATCTTCACTGTAtgtgctgcaccccccccccccccccacacacacacacacccacacacacacacacaaagagataaATCACTCACCATCCAATAGAAAGCCTCCAGCACTgcattgctgtgtgtgtgtgtgtgtgtgtgagtgtgtcaatAGGTTAGCTTCCCCTCCACAACATGCTATCAGCAGTTAGCTTCACTgtagctcagtgtgtgtgtttgtgtgcacagcCAGAATCAGCCTCcctccacctgtctctctctctctctctcggtctctctgtgtgtgttagcagttagcttttgttgctgtcagtgtgtgtgtcggtgctGTTAGCatctctgcagcctctgctggcgtcatctcctcctcttcctcccagcATCCCTCAGTGATGATGAGCTGATCCATTAcagctctgtctccctctgctggagGCTCGCCCTCATCACACCATCACCTGTCACTGGCGATgatgtctcacctgtctcacctggTCCTCACTGGTTCCAAGGTTCCTCACACTGGAACACACACGTGTGGCTTTCTCTCTATTTTTTAAGATGTAGggtaaagtgccttgagatcaCGTGTGTTCATTtgacacaaaatatacaaattgatatttatacaaataaaattgaattgaattataaTTAACTGCAATGTGTGACATTATCGTGTGTCTAtcctgtgacaggaagtgacatcatctAATGACTGACGTTTgagtgttttcttgtgtttccagaggacaaaCTTTTTGATCATTGtcaaaaagaaattgaaattatttttattatcatgttattttaatgttattatcaTGTTAGTGTCATATTTATATCATGTTACATGTTCTTATGCTGATGACTCAGCGAGAGTCCTCACAACTAAAGTAACAacgtttttgtgtgtatgtgtaaattCCTTTTGTCAGTCATGATCTcaggttaccatggcaacagacaAAGATCACCGTGGTGACTCACCCTGCAGGTGTACGTttgagaggaagagcagctgtcacaatgtttgattgacagtttaattaaaacacataaTGAACAACAGCCAATGAAACGTTGGAACACAAAGATCATTTCCCAGAGTTGGGTTTTACTCCGAATCTGGACGGGCTCACaggaccttttttaaataagacGGACTGGAAACAGGTAGAACTGCACACAGCCAAAGGAAGAGCcatgtatgaatgttgtgttttaacccTGAACAGAAGCAAACTGGATGTGAGGACTGACACGGTGTGGAGGAGAAGACTGGATGTGGACAGCAAGGTCAAACCAGTGTGGAGGGTTTTATACAAACCTCCATTGAGAAAAAGGACTGGTGACCTGCAATGGAGGATTTTACACGGTGCCATCGCGgtcaacagttttatttccatcaTCAACCCAACCGTCAAATGCAGTTGTCCATTTTgtggagaagcagagacagtttttcatgttttttatgacTGTAGAAGACTCTGTTACCTTTTTAATACACTTCAGAAcgtttttaaacagtttgatgAGCCGTGGAGTAAGACTGCCTTCATCCTAGGAGTTGGATATAGAAAATCCAACCCTAGCAAGTGGAAATTGTTAAACTGGATAGTAGGAGAAGCCAAACTGTCCAtctacagcagcaggaagaacagAGTAGAGGACAGGGCAGGACAagaagcacttcctgtttttatctctcTGCTGATCTCtcttactatatatatatatatatatatatatatatatatatatagtaaaaaAGTATATAATAGTtattatacatacatgtatatatatatatatatataataacaactattaactgttttcttcttctcacctGTCAGACTAAAACTCTTCCTCTGACCTGAtagaggactgtgtgtgtgtgtgtgtgcgtgtgtgtgtgtcatgtatcTATTGACTGATGAACAATGAATTCACAAATCTTCTTCTCTGGCATTTGACAGATCTTTGATGTTGACTTTAACGCCACCTACTGTGCCTCTGATAGGCTGTTGCTGTTAGCACCAGGCTCCTGTCAGACAAAGCTGAGGGTTAAGAGGTTTTAGAGCGCACTAAAGTTTATTTAATTCCCTGAGCTTCTTCGTTTCAGTGTTCTCGTTCTGTCAACACACATTCAGTCTGAACGtctaaaacaaaatacacaaaataattcTCATcagatttgaataaaaacaaaaacaagctgataataataaagtgtttAATAAGAATTGTTCAGGTTAAAAAGTACAGTTTGTTCCGACAGGAACTGTGCTTCAACACTTTGGTTACATCATCATAAAACATTGTAACATCGTCTGCATAGAAACATCGTCGATAAAAAATGTAAGTGCTTATTGAAGTatgtgcaaaacaaatgaatactGTTGAAAACTACAGTGACAGTGAGCGTAAAACTCTGTACCGCTAAAATATGATCTGCTGCTACACACATAGGGGGCGCTGCAGGTCCAGCAGTGACCTAAAGAGGACGCTGCAGCTCAACATATCCAGGATATCTTTCAGTTATCCAGCTGAACTTATCACAGTCAGGCTAATTGGTCAAatgacgctggttatcaactcgttacGTTAATTCAGGTTTTTGTCATTAAGATCTGAGCGTGTGCACATGAAAGGGGCGGAGTTTACTTCATATGACCAATCACacacatggacagtttgactgacagcagagctgAGGGTCAAACTGttgtataataaaaatcagaggagaacaaacatccagaataaaagaaacagttacagctgctaaaacatctgggattgtaTCAATGTGAAAGatacagcgccccctggtgacatttggtaaaaatatatcaCGTGACCATGTTATAATAACATGTGTGAACGAGATAAACAACTcagagctctgattggctgaagcaGCAGAGCTGCTTTACTTTAACAAAAAGCCTCAACAAGTTAAGATATGGCTGGAGTGCAAACGGCCCCAACGTGTTGTCACGATCCAACGTGATCCATCGTCCTCCAACGTGATTGATGACCCTGATAtccacaacagcaacaacaacagcgacACTGAACAGTGTCTTCAGAACATggctgtgacaggaagtgaaggaacACGATGAGAACACAGAACCTCATATGTTCTTCTGATAACAAGAACCAGCAGCATCTTCGTTCCTTCatatcacaaaaataaattattctggtttgttgtttttttggcacAGACAGAAGCTGACTACTCATCATCATGACGACAGTTACACGTatgattataaaaataaaaacaaatcttaacATCAGAAActtttcttcagtttgtttcagttactgaaggtcagaggtcatcgcctcctctccctcctcttcctcttcctcttcctcctcctcctcctcttcctctaaaGACAGATGTTAATGTGTTTGGCGAGCTCTCGGTCAAGGTCGTGGATCAGATTGTCGAAGTCCTTCAGGCTGAGTCGACAGTTGAACGGAGCATCAAAGTCCAGGAAGTCGTCAACGTACAGACCTCCGCCTCCTGAAGACCACAcgcccttcttcttctccacttcctcatcGCCGCTGtctgaaacaacaacaaggaGGCGTGTTCAGACTACGATAGCATGAAATCAACAACTGGCTTTGGACGTCATTTTacctctgtcactgtcacttcCTGCTACTTCGTCGTAGTCCGCCTCCTGTGCCGACAGGAGATCttgaccacacacactccagtctCCAGCGTAGCGGTTGATCGGTGGTGGACTCTCCAGTCGGGACTGACCAACTCGGCCCCGCCGTGACACCACTACCTCCCCCTCAGGATTCTGAGGCAGAGCTAATCGCAGCACAGGATGCCGCTGCTGCGGGCCCAGGGGATGATGGGGAAGggtgggtgagggaggaggggagtcGCGGCTGTGGTCACGTACTGGCACTGAACAAAAGGAGATACagacagtaaaaaaagaagcagagcaCAGTAGTTTCCATGGCAAAAGCAGAGTTTCGAATAGTTGAGAATAAGAACTCATAtgctgcagcgccccctgtcTCACCTGGCCACTGCTGCAGCAGGTAATGCAGCGCCTCGATGTGTCGTTTAAAATCCACCGCACTCGCCATCTCTTCACCGAACCCTTTCCCCCTTGCtgcccttcctcctccttctcctcccctccagGCCTCTTGGGTCGGGGTGAGGAGCACTGGGCCGAAGCAAACGGCAATGTTCTGATGGGTCATCCTGTTGGACGACCTGAAGGAAGCCACCAGACTAAGATGGTCAAGCAGCAGCGACAGAGTTGCCTGGAGACAGAAATGAGGAGAAGCAGACAGGAGAAGTAATGACCTGAACAACGACAGAGCTGATTGATCAGAATTTATACTACTGTTGAGTAGGTATGGGCCCCTGAGTCTGAGGTGACTAAGTCTTAGGCCCCTGAGTCTGGGTTCCCTGAGTTAGAGCAGGATTAATTGTTGAACTGTAGGATTACTGTAGGGAGAATTACTTTAGCAGTAGGATTACTGATAACTGTAGTAACTGTTACCCTCTCTGGGGGCAGCAGACAGGACAGCAGCTCCACCGTGCTCTGGGCCACCAGGGGGTCAGAAGCCGTGGGTGAGGGTCTTAGGGTCATCGTGTCCCTGACGACCTGGTACAGAGTCCTGGTGATGAGCGGTGATGGCAGCTCCCGCAGATAATCCTTCAGAATACCTGAAGAAACAATACTCATGAGCACCAGTAACCAGTGACTGTGATCTGTTACCACCAGAGTCACATGAATTCTGACCTGTAATGACATTGATGTCAGGGTAGAGGTCCTCGCTGAGACACACGGCTGAACTGTTCCTCTCGAACCAATCCCTGAGCTCCTTCTTTACTGCAGCAGATCCACACAGTCGGTACAGACCCACCACCTGACGGATGTACATGGGATCATGTGACTGACCATCGCACACTGCATCGTAACAAGATGACGAGTCTGCAGTGATCACACATCTCAACccaaacaaccaatcacagccccgataacagaaaaaaaaccagaCCTTCAGTCCTCGCCGTTCGATCTCTGCCACTGTTTTCTGGATTAGAAGAGGAACCGGAGCTGAACTACCTTCTTTCTCCACCAGATGGTGCAGTTCCACCCCAAACACATTAACAGGTGATGTGTCAGTGTTGACCTgtggagggaagaagaagaagaggaagaagagggtgaaCTGATGAAGACCTTTGAGCAGTGGTGGACTGCACATCGGGAGCACTGggacatttcctgttggtcTTTTTTCTGATAACTTGATCAACAATAATGTAGCAAGCAGAAATGAGTCAATGGACCTTTCTGGTTCTTATAACCTTTACATGGCCTGGTGCCCCAGTACATCTCAGAGCCTAAGGGTGACTCTCAGTCGTTTAACTACCTGTGACTAATcctatttaattatttatgtacTTACTCTAGCCTGTTTAGTCTATTTGTAGACTAAAATCAAGGGTTTGAATTGTGGACTCATTCTAAACTTACTGGGTGACTCTTACTACTCTAtgactttgtttttatcttctctcATTCTATTGTTATTTCATTGGCTCttactattatttttttatgttgtttttaattttctctaattctatttatatttatattaagtgTCCTACTTGTTTACTAGTCTGGTAACgttacatcaacaaataggGTGAGCCTATCAAATTAGGGGTCTGGTGCTTTGCCTGGAAAGGAGTCCAATTCCTGGCCTGAATAATTGTCCCAGTCACCCTCTGCCTTTgactgatgaagatgaggaagatgttgaactgatgaagatgatgaagatccGATTGCCAAACTCGTGTTAGGAATGCAAAATGAAGATTCACTTTGGTGTGAGCGcagtgtttacctgtgtgtccCACTTCTCGTGCAGAGACAGTTTGACAAAGAGAAGTCCTCGAGGCTCCAGTTTCACACACAGCTGTTGACTACGACTccctgaacaacacacacatgtttcattatatttataatatttatacagTTAAACATTAGATGTGAATTTTATGTTTGAGGGAAGGAAACCTTTAAACAGTGCCGGGATGGAGACTCCGCCCAGACAACACACTCTGTTCCTGGTTGGACCGCATGAAGCCTGATTAACATCAGATCCTGGTTTAGACACACCCCCTGTCTGGGGATTGGCTGAAATACAGGAAAATAacatgttctggaggttctgtctgtgagaacaaaaacccctaaccctaacattttctggaacttctcctgcagcctcctagtaaaataTCAATTTCAATAACCTCACCTGGTGTCAGCACCACAATGCGGAGTTGGCGAGCTCGCTCCAGCTCAAGGTGGAAGGTGTGGTTTAACGAGAGGGCGGAGCTTCGCAGGTTTAGGAGGGCGGTCCTCGCTCTCGTCACCCCGTCAACCTGAATGGCGAGGAAAACGTCCTTACTGCCCTCCGACCTAAGAGCAAATGCAACCATTTTAACTGTTTATCTGTCACCTCCCCAGACTGACGATCAACCACTTTCAAGCAGATTCGTACAACAAAAGTTGTAACAGAACTTGAAACTAAGCTGCAGTACCACTAACGTCCACCAGATGCCACTGTAATAAAACTATGTACAGTTGTCGTGTACCTGgtcttcatctcctccaggcCCAGCAGGTGGACTGTCAGTAAACCCGTCACCCTCTGGCTGCATCGAGGTGGATCAGAGCCCGGGTACAACCGGAACGAACTCACATCGCACAACATTTCCTGAGAAGCTGCAGGTTTAGGACCTTGGTGCCGAGGCAACAGTTCGGGAGAATCTCCATCGCTAACATGACCTGAAAGAAAAGGCGACATTTAACATCCTGGTACTTTCACTTACAGGTGTGTGCAGCTGGAAAAACATGAGAAGGTTCATTCTTGTCATCGTACCGTGACCCTTTACATGAACCTTTACCTCCTTTACTCACGGAGCATCCTCTCAACGATTGTCGCAGGGGACGAGTGGGTGGGGCGGAGCTGTCCAGGTGATATCTGCTGATCACATTCTGATTGGACGACGTCAACAATGATGTCACATTCTTCATGCCACACTCATCCCCGCCTCCTCTGCTGTCATCTGCCTGGCGATGAGCTCGAGATGACGAGCGGAGGCTGAGTTTGCGTCGTAGTTCGGGAAGTTTCTTCATCTTTTGAGAAAGTTTCCTCACTGTACCAGGAGACCTcagcctgtcaatcacactACCTGGTGTGCCTCCTTTCTTCTGGGAGGAGGGGCTATGGTCAGAGGGGGGGTGGTCTGAGGGGGAAAGAGATGGAAGTTAAATGTAACTTGTGTCTGTATGAAACATGTCCAGGTCCAACCTGAAATCACGTGTGTTCTCACCTGTGAGTtctgctgtgatgtcatcagtaCAGTAGCTGACACTAGGGTTAGCGCCCTCCAGTGGATGTTC includes these proteins:
- the LOC117752840 gene encoding rho GTPase-activating protein SYDE1, whose amino-acid sequence is MAEPLLKRTFSRLRGKDRSHRKTKSKLSDDPDEVMSSYSDQTSSSPSMTATVRTAPLSDPDPPSASRNHITVAKKQHWVMQGSVALSSSPTPRSFPWDCPPAISQDAPGWTCSQMQDKMEQFSDRKFICLASDIPVSSTTVLQEASQLTGGSTDVPTTSISTKRSGQRAYLQSLDRSSRAWVLSSGKSQASEDACGPPEDSGSNIWYNPIPEEEDAPRREGEVGRRREEREGEGGATNRVGSEDTRGEEGGVRSMEARSDEHPLEGANPSVSYCTDDITAELTDHPPSDHSPSSQKKGGTPGSVIDRLRSPGTVRKLSQKMKKLPELRRKLSLRSSSRAHRQADDSRGGGDECGMKNVTSLLTSSNQNVISRYHLDSSAPPTRPLRQSLRGCSVSKGGHVSDGDSPELLPRHQGPKPAASQEMLCDVSSFRLYPGSDPPRCSQRVTGLLTVHLLGLEEMKTRSEGSKDVFLAIQVDGVTRARTALLNLRSSALSLNHTFHLELERARQLRIVVLTPANPQTGGVSKPGSDVNQASCGPTRNRVCCLGGVSIPALFKGSRSQQLCVKLEPRGLLFVKLSLHEKWDTQVNTDTSPVNVFGVELHHLVEKEGSSAPVPLLIQKTVAEIERRGLKVVGLYRLCGSAAVKKELRDWFERNSSAVCLSEDLYPDINVITGILKDYLRELPSPLITRTLYQVVRDTMTLRPSPTASDPLVAQSTVELLSCLLPPERATLSLLLDHLSLVASFRSSNRMTHQNIAVCFGPVLLTPTQEAWRGGEGGGRAARGKGFGEEMASAVDFKRHIEALHYLLQQWPVPVRDHSRDSPPPSPTLPHHPLGPQQRHPVLRLALPQNPEGEVVVSRRGRVGQSRLESPPPINRYAGDWSVCGQDLLSAQEADYDEVAGSDSDRDSGDEEVEKKKGVWSSGGGGLYVDDFLDFDAPFNCRLSLKDFDNLIHDLDRELAKHINICL